One segment of Streptomyces sp. NBC_00576 DNA contains the following:
- a CDS encoding chain length determinant protein, which produces MDLAEIFRVTRRRWYVLLPGLLLTAGLMVAVVLMVPVTYQSQSTVLLLNSPKATVAYDGNPFLSTQTSLTGMADSLARNLNSDDSIRELKSRGATGTFEAKLADNAQGPLMWLTVTGTDRTAVLASDRLLTTYAKDRLEKFQEQQSVAPNAMIQMTSIVSPQPPVAQTKTRLEYMIMAGGLGLVVSLVAVFYVEARRRTRPAANPEEPAQPVEAAEPAPEADSRVTAARPSAEESVAEQTIALRTPPAWARSAGNRPATEPRAGRAATVVAPAAEPLDEESTHGQRSHTGQRDR; this is translated from the coding sequence ATGGATCTCGCTGAGATCTTCCGGGTCACGCGCAGGCGCTGGTATGTCCTGCTGCCCGGACTGCTGCTGACCGCCGGCCTGATGGTCGCCGTGGTGCTAATGGTTCCGGTCACGTACCAGTCGCAGAGCACGGTGCTTCTGCTGAACTCCCCGAAGGCCACCGTCGCCTACGACGGCAACCCCTTCCTCAGCACGCAGACCTCGCTCACCGGCATGGCCGACAGCCTGGCCCGCAACCTCAACTCCGACGACTCCATCCGGGAGCTCAAGTCCCGTGGTGCCACCGGTACGTTCGAGGCCAAGCTCGCCGACAACGCCCAGGGGCCGCTCATGTGGCTCACGGTCACCGGCACCGACAGAACAGCCGTGCTGGCCTCGGACCGACTTCTGACCACATACGCCAAGGACCGGCTGGAGAAGTTCCAGGAACAGCAGTCGGTCGCCCCGAACGCCATGATCCAGATGACGAGCATCGTGTCCCCGCAGCCGCCGGTGGCACAGACCAAGACCCGGCTCGAGTACATGATCATGGCAGGCGGCCTGGGCCTGGTGGTGAGCCTGGTCGCCGTCTTCTACGTGGAGGCGCGCCGCCGAACGCGCCCGGCGGCGAACCCGGAGGAACCCGCGCAGCCGGTCGAGGCCGCCGAGCCGGCGCCGGAGGCCGACTCCCGCGTCACCGCTGCCCGGCCGTCGGCCGAGGAGTCGGTCGCGGAACAGACGATCGCTCTGCGCACCCCGCCCGCCTGGGCGCGGTCCGCCGGGAACAGGCCTGCCACGGAGCCGAGAGCGGGGCGGGCCGCCACGGTCGTGGCACCCGCCGCCGAGCCGCTCGACGAGGAGTCGACTCATGGACAGCGTTCGCACACCGGACAGCGAGACCGCTGA
- a CDS encoding lipopolysaccharide biosynthesis protein: protein MDSVRTPDSETAEPSDTPAPPAAPSLGGKVRSAARWSLINTVVMRLGNFATGILLARFALGPAEWGVYGIAQTVLLVLLSANELGVGLAIVRWEGDARRFAPTVLTLSAISSGLLYVALFAAAPTVAGLLGSPDAANVLRVMCLCVVIDGVAQVPAGFLTREFAQGKRMIVDALNFVVSTSVTLLLAFEGWGAMSFAWGAVAGNVVTLIGCSLAAPGTLKFGWDPDQARALLRFGLPLAGASMLALAVVNVDTMVVGATLGNVALGFYVLAFNMSGWPVRIISEAARRVSFAGFSRLADSPQALAQGFSRALGVVITGTVPLCVLLACLAEPAIQLIYGDRWGPAAAALPWLMVLGLIRIGSELAYDCLVAIGQRRSLFLVQGLWLAALVPVLLVAARTNGIVGVSQAHVVVAGVLVVPVFLVALSRGGIGVGRIATACAWPFLGGAVMAAIILGLQSLLGDGRLALLAISTIALAGYTLCVLPSRDFLRGVGGGDRPHRGRHRSSTPVRPTQKDMR from the coding sequence ATGGACAGCGTTCGCACACCGGACAGCGAGACCGCTGAGCCCAGCGACACCCCCGCTCCGCCCGCTGCCCCCTCACTGGGCGGGAAGGTCCGTTCGGCGGCCCGCTGGAGCCTGATCAACACGGTCGTCATGCGGCTGGGCAACTTCGCGACCGGCATCCTGCTGGCGCGCTTCGCGCTCGGCCCGGCGGAGTGGGGCGTCTACGGCATCGCCCAGACCGTGCTGCTGGTCCTGCTGTCCGCGAACGAGCTGGGCGTGGGCCTGGCCATCGTGCGCTGGGAGGGCGACGCACGGCGGTTCGCACCGACCGTACTGACCCTCAGTGCCATCTCCAGCGGCCTGCTGTACGTGGCGCTGTTCGCGGCGGCGCCGACGGTGGCGGGACTGCTCGGGTCGCCGGACGCGGCGAACGTGCTGCGGGTGATGTGCCTGTGCGTGGTGATCGACGGGGTGGCCCAGGTGCCCGCCGGCTTCCTCACCCGGGAGTTCGCCCAGGGCAAGCGGATGATCGTCGACGCGCTCAACTTCGTGGTCAGCACCTCGGTGACGCTGCTGCTGGCCTTCGAGGGCTGGGGCGCGATGAGCTTCGCCTGGGGAGCCGTGGCGGGGAACGTCGTGACGCTGATCGGCTGCTCGCTGGCGGCACCGGGCACCCTGAAGTTCGGCTGGGACCCCGATCAGGCCCGAGCCCTGCTCAGGTTCGGTCTTCCGCTGGCTGGGGCGAGCATGCTGGCCCTCGCGGTGGTCAACGTCGACACCATGGTGGTGGGCGCGACGCTGGGCAACGTGGCGCTGGGCTTCTATGTCCTCGCCTTCAACATGTCCGGCTGGCCCGTGCGGATCATCTCCGAGGCCGCGCGCCGGGTCTCCTTCGCCGGCTTCTCCCGCCTGGCCGACTCGCCGCAGGCGCTCGCCCAGGGCTTCAGCCGTGCCCTGGGTGTGGTGATCACCGGCACCGTCCCGCTGTGCGTCCTGCTGGCCTGCCTCGCGGAACCGGCCATCCAGCTGATCTACGGGGACCGATGGGGTCCCGCCGCCGCGGCACTGCCCTGGCTGATGGTTCTCGGCCTGATCCGCATCGGCAGTGAACTCGCGTACGACTGCCTCGTCGCGATCGGACAGCGCCGGTCGCTCTTCCTGGTGCAGGGCCTGTGGCTGGCGGCCCTGGTCCCGGTGCTCCTCGTCGCCGCCCGCACGAACGGCATCGTCGGAGTCTCTCAGGCCCATGTCGTGGTCGCCGGCGTCCTGGTGGTGCCGGTGTTCCTGGTCGCCCTCAGCCGTGGCGGCATCGGCGTCGGCCGGATCGCCACGGCCTGCGCGTGGCCCTTCCTCGGCGGCGCCGTGATGGCCGCGATCATCCTCGGCCTGCAGAGCCTGCTCGGCGACGGCCGGCTCGCCCTCCTCGCCATCAGCACGATCGCCCTGGCCGGCTACACGCTGTGCGTACTGCCCAGCCGCGACTTCCTGCGCGGCGTCGGCGGCGGCGACCGGCCCCACCGCGGCCGGCACCGGTCTTCCACACCGGTCCGGCCCACCCAAAAGGACATGAGGTGA
- the wecB gene encoding non-hydrolyzing UDP-N-acetylglucosamine 2-epimerase: MPRIVCVAGARPNYMKIKPVMDALERRGAEVILVHTGQHYDPAMNDVFFADLGIRPPDRFLGVGSGSHAEQTGRVMTAFEPLIGEVSPDIVVVVGDINSTLACALVTAKAGPLLAHVEAGLRSRDWSMPEEVNRVATDRVSDYLLAPSPDAVENLRAEGYRDDQIHLVGNVMIDTLLANLERARASAVLDEYGLTKGEYGLVTLHRPANVDDPEVLTGLLKALGEIAGRLPLVLPVHPRAAERLAAIGVPGGIRLVPPAGYLDFIALQDSARVVLTDSGGIQEETTALGVPCVTLRDNTERPITVEQGTNVLAGRDPARIVSTVNGVLDAPPAPRRPELWDGRASDRIADVLLEGGTASTRQRPTDQPGTTGGTFPI; encoded by the coding sequence ATGCCGCGAATCGTCTGTGTCGCCGGGGCCCGACCCAACTACATGAAGATCAAACCGGTGATGGACGCCCTGGAACGCCGGGGCGCCGAGGTGATCCTCGTCCACACCGGCCAGCACTACGACCCGGCCATGAACGACGTGTTCTTCGCCGATCTCGGCATCCGTCCGCCCGACCGCTTCCTCGGGGTCGGTTCCGGCAGCCACGCCGAGCAGACCGGACGCGTGATGACCGCGTTCGAACCGCTCATCGGCGAGGTGTCGCCGGACATCGTCGTCGTGGTCGGCGACATCAACTCCACCCTGGCCTGCGCCCTGGTGACGGCGAAGGCCGGCCCGCTGCTGGCCCATGTCGAGGCGGGCCTGCGCAGCCGCGACTGGAGCATGCCGGAGGAGGTCAACCGCGTCGCCACCGACCGGGTGAGCGACTATCTGCTGGCCCCCTCCCCCGACGCCGTGGAGAACCTGCGCGCGGAGGGGTACCGGGACGACCAGATCCACCTGGTCGGCAACGTCATGATCGACACGTTGCTGGCCAACCTGGAGCGGGCCAGGGCCTCGGCTGTCCTGGACGAATACGGCCTGACCAAGGGCGAGTACGGCCTCGTCACCCTGCACCGGCCGGCGAACGTGGACGACCCCGAGGTCCTCACCGGGCTGCTGAAGGCCCTGGGCGAGATCGCCGGCCGCCTCCCGCTGGTGCTGCCCGTGCATCCGCGGGCTGCCGAGCGGCTGGCCGCGATCGGGGTGCCGGGCGGCATCCGGCTCGTACCGCCCGCCGGTTACCTGGACTTCATCGCCCTGCAGGACTCCGCCCGCGTCGTGCTGACCGACTCCGGCGGCATCCAGGAGGAGACCACCGCGCTGGGCGTGCCGTGTGTGACCCTGCGGGACAACACCGAGCGGCCCATCACCGTCGAGCAGGGCACCAACGTGCTGGCGGGCCGGGATCCGGCGCGGATCGTATCCACCGTGAACGGGGTGCTGGACGCTCCGCCCGCGCCGCGCAGGCCCGAACTGTGGGACGGGCGAGCGAGCGACCGCATCGCCGATGTGCTGCTGGAGGGGGGCACCGCGAGCACCCGGCAGAGACCGACCGACCAGCCGGGAACCACGGGCGGCACATTCCCCATATGA
- a CDS encoding O-antigen ligase family protein yields the protein MSLGDIWAIMCRRWYFMVPLTLLSLFAGGYLYRTIPVSYESQSSVTLLDSTAVADLAPTFGNPISNAGGSLVVTADVLIRTLQSSDSAKELHSRGVTDRYTAGFAPEADSPLLTLSVTGTDRAKVLRETTTLTKFTGEQLKALQAASKVPAKYSVQATPVVLPQIPVSQSKARYQNIASVLIVGIVSAFLLSILAEGVAVVRRRGRAQATYVSRRHRALPLEREPRGLLVRRLDATTILTGYLVLAFFVPSNLTLPALGGVGTPANVFALLGLLWYLATWLGGRIRPAERTRLPRVAMCVLAVAVLLSYLADATRDSSHEEVLGADRGLIGLGVWVALVVLASAGIQERSRLETLMRRLVVLGTVVALIGYYDFFAATNIADSIHIPGLQSSTAGISAMDRGSFTRPRSTTAHPLEFGGMLAILVPFAVHQAFDPVRRHAGALRRWGPVAIMAGALPLTVSRTSIIGAAIVILVMVPRWKPQRRWAALGIILGSVAGFKVIIPGLIGTITNLFATFLAGSDSSTQARTVKYSAIVPYLNEHPWFGRGFGTFTPDLYFFTDNQYMLTLAEMGFVGLVALLALFVTGIHTGGAVRRLARTDSDRELGQAFLASALVALVISATFDALSFPMYAGMFFLTLGAGGSYLGFIRREAAEAEAAASTAGAVPAPREASEAKLPQLVESR from the coding sequence ATGAGCCTGGGCGACATCTGGGCGATCATGTGCAGGCGTTGGTACTTCATGGTGCCCCTCACCCTGCTCAGCCTTTTCGCGGGCGGGTATCTGTACCGGACCATCCCGGTGTCCTACGAGTCGCAGAGCTCCGTCACACTGCTCGACTCCACGGCCGTTGCCGATCTGGCGCCGACCTTCGGCAACCCCATCTCGAACGCGGGCGGTTCGCTGGTCGTCACGGCGGACGTGCTGATCAGGACGCTCCAGTCGAGCGACTCGGCCAAGGAACTGCACTCCCGCGGCGTCACGGACCGCTACACGGCCGGTTTCGCGCCGGAGGCCGACAGCCCGTTGCTCACCCTGAGCGTCACCGGAACCGACCGGGCGAAGGTGCTGCGGGAAACCACCACCCTCACCAAGTTCACCGGGGAGCAGCTGAAGGCTCTGCAGGCCGCCTCCAAGGTGCCGGCGAAGTACTCCGTGCAGGCCACGCCGGTCGTGCTGCCGCAGATACCGGTCTCGCAGTCGAAGGCCCGCTACCAGAACATCGCGTCGGTCCTCATCGTCGGGATCGTCAGCGCGTTCCTGCTGTCCATCCTGGCCGAAGGTGTCGCGGTGGTCCGCCGCCGGGGACGCGCCCAGGCCACATACGTTTCCCGGCGCCATCGCGCCCTGCCCCTCGAACGGGAGCCCAGGGGCCTGCTGGTGCGGAGGCTGGACGCCACGACGATCCTCACCGGCTATCTGGTGCTGGCCTTCTTCGTCCCGTCGAACCTCACCCTGCCCGCGCTGGGCGGCGTCGGTACCCCGGCCAACGTCTTCGCCCTGCTGGGACTTCTCTGGTACCTCGCGACCTGGCTCGGCGGCCGCATCCGTCCCGCCGAGCGCACCAGGCTGCCACGCGTGGCGATGTGCGTGCTCGCCGTGGCGGTGCTCCTGTCGTACCTCGCGGACGCGACCCGGGACAGCTCGCACGAGGAGGTCCTCGGCGCCGACCGGGGGCTCATCGGACTCGGGGTGTGGGTGGCGCTGGTGGTGCTGGCGTCGGCCGGCATCCAGGAGCGCAGCCGCCTGGAGACCCTGATGCGCCGGCTCGTCGTACTGGGCACGGTGGTTGCCCTGATCGGCTACTACGACTTCTTCGCGGCGACCAACATCGCCGACTCCATCCACATCCCCGGCCTGCAGTCGAGCACCGCCGGGATCAGCGCCATGGACCGCGGCTCGTTCACCCGGCCGCGCTCCACCACGGCCCACCCGTTGGAGTTCGGGGGGATGCTGGCCATCCTGGTCCCCTTCGCCGTCCACCAGGCGTTCGATCCGGTACGCCGTCACGCCGGCGCGCTGCGCCGCTGGGGGCCGGTGGCGATCATGGCGGGTGCGCTTCCGCTGACGGTGTCCAGGACGTCCATCATCGGCGCCGCCATCGTGATCCTGGTGATGGTGCCCCGCTGGAAGCCGCAGCGCCGCTGGGCCGCGCTCGGGATCATCCTGGGTTCGGTGGCCGGCTTCAAGGTGATCATTCCCGGGCTGATCGGCACCATCACCAACCTGTTCGCCACCTTTCTGGCAGGCTCCGACAGCAGCACCCAGGCACGCACCGTGAAGTACAGCGCGATCGTCCCCTATCTCAACGAACACCCCTGGTTCGGAAGGGGATTCGGCACCTTCACCCCCGACCTGTACTTCTTCACGGACAACCAGTACATGCTGACCCTGGCCGAGATGGGGTTCGTGGGGCTCGTCGCGCTGCTCGCCCTGTTCGTCACCGGGATACACACCGGCGGCGCCGTCCGACGGCTCGCCCGCACCGACTCGGACCGGGAACTCGGACAGGCGTTCCTCGCCTCGGCGCTGGTCGCCCTGGTCATCAGCGCCACCTTCGACGCCCTCAGCTTCCCCATGTACGCCGGGATGTTCTTCCTGACCCTGGGCGCCGGCGGCAGCTACCTCGGCTTCATCCGCCGGGAGGCCGCCGAAGCCGAGGCCGCGGCCTCAACAGCTGGAGCGGTCCCCGCTCCCCGCGAGGCATCCGAAGCCAAGCTCCCCCAACTCGTGGAGTCCCGATGA
- a CDS encoding glycosyltransferase family 2 protein, producing the protein MSPVAVIVVTWNSASVLPGFLAALPDGMAGLDWRLVVADNDSADDTVEVLRTLAPDATVVQTGRNAGYAAGVNAALGAAGEYGTALICNPDIRMREGCAKRLVDSLGEGVGIAVPLLYEEGRDTPHHSLRRESSVPRALGEALIGNTRAGRFPLLSELVTDPAAYQRPTRADWATGALMAISGDCLAACGLWDESFFLYSEETEYCLRARDRGYATQLEPTAEAVHLGGDSQVSPRLWTLLTLNRVRLYGKRHGALATAAFRTAVLLRETSRAALGRPAARSAAAALARPGALRKTPGP; encoded by the coding sequence ATGAGCCCCGTCGCCGTCATCGTCGTCACCTGGAACAGCGCCTCGGTACTCCCCGGCTTCCTCGCCGCGCTCCCCGACGGCATGGCCGGCCTCGACTGGCGGCTGGTCGTCGCCGACAACGACTCCGCCGACGACACCGTAGAGGTTCTCCGGACGCTGGCCCCCGACGCCACGGTCGTCCAGACCGGCCGCAACGCCGGGTACGCGGCCGGGGTCAACGCGGCGCTGGGGGCGGCCGGTGAGTACGGGACCGCTCTCATCTGCAACCCCGACATCAGGATGCGGGAGGGCTGCGCCAAGCGCCTCGTCGACAGTCTCGGCGAGGGTGTCGGGATCGCCGTACCCCTCCTGTACGAGGAAGGCAGGGACACGCCCCACCACTCGCTGCGCCGCGAGTCGAGTGTGCCCCGGGCGCTCGGCGAGGCCCTCATAGGAAACACCCGGGCCGGACGCTTCCCACTCCTGAGCGAGCTCGTCACCGACCCCGCCGCGTATCAGCGGCCCACACGCGCGGACTGGGCGACCGGCGCGCTCATGGCCATCTCGGGGGACTGCCTGGCCGCCTGCGGCCTGTGGGACGAGTCCTTCTTCCTCTACTCGGAGGAGACCGAGTACTGCCTGCGCGCGCGGGACCGTGGATACGCCACCCAGCTGGAACCGACAGCCGAGGCCGTACACCTGGGAGGCGACTCCCAGGTGTCGCCCCGCCTCTGGACCCTCCTCACCCTCAACCGCGTCCGCCTGTACGGCAAGCGCCACGGCGCCCTTGCCACGGCCGCTTTCCGTACGGCTGTCCTCCTCCGGGAGACCTCCCGCGCGGCGCTCGGCCGCCCGGCCGCCCGCTCGGCGGCAGCCGCGCTGGCAAGACCGGGCGCCCTGCGCAAAACACCGGGCCCGTGA
- a CDS encoding glycosyltransferase family 2 protein: MSGVLRRVARAPWTLLKALFGWLVLFEVRNKILLAPTAVRLRRIEDAETRRLAAGLPSPPSALVATVIATHRRPEALRAAVRSALDQTVRDQVVIVVDDGAGLPELPDDPRLFAVSLARNTGVAGVVRNVGIRLSRSRYVAFLDDDNLWEPDHLERTLAVLESPAGPDGVYTALRRVLPDGSERDVLSVPFDRRRAARESFLDTNAFVARRNRSLHFSRLRRTPEVMPREDWELIRRYGRNHRVLHVPHPTVRYLMNPASFYTQW; this comes from the coding sequence GTGAGCGGCGTCCTGCGCCGGGTCGCACGGGCGCCCTGGACACTGCTCAAGGCGTTGTTCGGCTGGCTGGTGCTCTTCGAGGTCAGGAACAAGATCCTGCTGGCCCCTACCGCGGTGCGGCTGCGCCGGATCGAGGACGCCGAGACCCGACGGCTGGCCGCTGGCCTCCCGTCGCCGCCCTCGGCGCTGGTCGCCACGGTCATCGCCACCCACCGGCGTCCCGAGGCGCTGCGTGCCGCGGTGCGCTCGGCTCTGGACCAGACCGTTCGCGACCAGGTCGTCATCGTGGTCGACGACGGCGCCGGACTGCCCGAACTCCCGGATGATCCAAGGCTGTTCGCCGTTTCACTGGCACGCAACACCGGTGTCGCTGGCGTCGTGCGCAACGTGGGCATCCGCCTCAGCCGCTCGCGGTACGTGGCGTTCCTGGACGACGACAACCTGTGGGAACCCGACCATCTGGAACGGACGTTGGCGGTCCTGGAGTCCCCCGCCGGGCCCGACGGCGTCTACACGGCACTGCGTCGCGTCCTGCCCGACGGAAGCGAACGCGACGTCCTGTCGGTGCCCTTCGACCGGCGCAGGGCCGCCCGCGAGTCCTTCCTGGACACCAACGCCTTTGTCGCCCGCCGTAATCGCTCACTGCACTTCAGCCGGCTGCGCCGGACACCGGAGGTGATGCCCCGTGAGGACTGGGAGCTGATCCGCCGGTACGGCCGCAATCACCGGGTGCTCCATGTGCCGCACCCCACCGTCCGATACCTGATGAACCCTGCCAGCTTCTACACCCAGTGGTGA
- a CDS encoding class I SAM-dependent methyltransferase, which produces MARSRALRNKFVDAPGSLGERMRIARWERFRRCFPGIENMSVVDLGGTAEMWLRAPVRAKHVHLINLAEHPAELPDWITAEVADVTDEAVAAELSATGGYDLVFSNSTIEHVGGHSQRRKFVSAVQSLAPLHWIQTPYRYFPVEPHFVAPGFQFLPLAARARLVRRWPLVHSRPDSPESAMDAVINIELLTRTEMRYLFPGSVLLSERVLGAPKSLIAVRTEPVC; this is translated from the coding sequence ATGGCCCGCTCCCGCGCCCTCAGGAACAAGTTCGTCGACGCGCCCGGCTCACTGGGCGAACGCATGCGCATCGCCCGCTGGGAGCGGTTCCGGCGCTGCTTCCCCGGCATCGAGAACATGAGCGTCGTCGACCTGGGCGGGACGGCCGAGATGTGGCTGCGCGCACCGGTGCGCGCCAAGCACGTCCACCTGATCAATCTGGCGGAACATCCCGCCGAACTGCCCGACTGGATCACCGCGGAGGTCGCCGACGTCACGGATGAGGCGGTCGCCGCCGAACTGAGCGCCACCGGCGGCTACGACCTGGTGTTCTCCAACTCGACGATCGAGCACGTGGGCGGCCACAGCCAGCGCCGTAAGTTCGTCTCGGCCGTCCAGTCCCTGGCCCCGCTGCACTGGATCCAGACGCCGTACCGCTACTTCCCCGTCGAGCCCCACTTCGTGGCGCCCGGCTTCCAGTTCCTGCCGCTGGCCGCCAGGGCCCGTCTGGTACGGCGCTGGCCGCTCGTCCACAGTCGCCCCGACAGCCCGGAGTCGGCGATGGACGCGGTGATCAACATCGAGCTGCTGACCCGCACCGAGATGCGCTACCTGTTCCCCGGTTCGGTGCTGCTCAGCGAGCGGGTGCTCGGTGCCCCGAAGTCACTCATAGCCGTCAGAACGGAGCCCGTATGCTGA
- a CDS encoding glycosyltransferase family 2 protein — MSSVSVVIPCYMYGHFLADCVSSVLDEQDGVDVRVLIIDDASPDDSAETALKLAAADSRIQVRVHETNKGHIATYNEGLLEWADGDYVALLSADDRLVPGALVRAAALLDAHPEAGFAYGRPLRFQHGGPLPKARTSGTGSVVYPGHWWLERRFREGTGCITSPEVVVRTSLQREVGGYDPELPHAGDIEMWMRLAARADVGYVRGADQAFYRVHGNNMSTTDFGGQLDDLRQRLVAYDSVLGKCSDLLPQADRLAGAVHTRLARFALRRAYRAYDRGRTDVVPVDELVAFAGECLPGYEALPEYRALRLRQRIGAKAMPYLQPLVWSAVAERGREWLWWESWKRRGI, encoded by the coding sequence ATGAGTAGCGTCAGTGTTGTCATCCCCTGCTACATGTACGGCCATTTCCTCGCCGACTGCGTGAGCAGCGTCCTGGACGAGCAGGACGGCGTTGACGTCCGGGTACTCATCATCGACGACGCCTCACCCGACGACTCGGCGGAGACCGCGCTCAAGCTGGCAGCCGCCGACTCGCGCATCCAGGTCCGGGTCCACGAAACCAACAAGGGCCACATCGCCACCTACAACGAGGGCCTCCTCGAGTGGGCCGACGGCGACTACGTCGCACTCCTCTCCGCCGACGACCGACTGGTCCCCGGCGCACTGGTGCGCGCCGCCGCGCTGCTGGACGCCCATCCGGAGGCAGGGTTCGCCTACGGCCGCCCGCTGCGCTTCCAGCATGGTGGCCCGCTGCCCAAGGCCCGTACGAGCGGTACCGGTTCGGTCGTCTATCCCGGGCACTGGTGGCTGGAGCGCCGGTTCCGCGAAGGCACCGGCTGCATCACCTCGCCCGAAGTCGTCGTCCGCACCAGCCTGCAGCGCGAGGTGGGCGGCTACGACCCCGAACTTCCGCACGCCGGCGACATCGAGATGTGGATGCGGCTCGCCGCCCGCGCCGACGTCGGCTACGTACGCGGGGCCGACCAGGCCTTCTACCGCGTCCACGGCAACAACATGTCCACCACCGACTTCGGCGGCCAGCTCGACGACCTCCGCCAGCGCCTCGTCGCCTACGACTCCGTCCTCGGCAAATGCTCCGACCTGCTGCCGCAAGCCGACCGACTGGCCGGCGCGGTGCACACCCGCCTGGCCCGCTTCGCGCTGCGGCGCGCCTATCGCGCGTACGACCGGGGGCGCACCGACGTCGTCCCGGTCGACGAACTCGTGGCCTTCGCGGGGGAGTGCCTGCCGGGCTACGAGGCGCTGCCCGAGTACCGGGCGCTGCGGCTCCGGCAGCGGATCGGAGCGAAGGCGATGCCGTATCTGCAGCCGCTGGTGTGGTCGGCCGTGGCCGAACGCGGGCGGGAGTGGCTGTGGTGGGAGTCGTGGAAGCGCCGCGGCATCTGA
- a CDS encoding class I SAM-dependent methyltransferase — MLNNLINRHDADRLLRKVRRLELDPVLAKLRVRGGARVVQHWSQVDPSLTEWWAIPAVVKRWNLLMTGDADTSFPEYVAAEHFAPRTDLRGLSLGCGTGGNELLWAKTGAFGLLEGVDVAQQRIDFATRAAAEHGLADVLRFRVSDVNRMTSDGERFDVLLGLQSLHHFDNLDETLPRLSQLIEPGGTFVVDEFVGPTRFQWTDGQLEAANDLLAQLPEERRRLADGRIKRRVVRPSRLSMVLDDPSEAVDAAALLPGLRRGFDVVEERPYGGTVLHIAFSGIAHNFRDQEPQTLALLERCFAAEDAVLSDVGHDFVAMVCRPRSTG, encoded by the coding sequence ATGCTGAACAACCTCATCAACAGACATGACGCGGACCGGCTGTTACGCAAGGTACGACGGCTGGAACTCGACCCGGTGCTGGCAAAGCTTCGGGTGCGCGGCGGAGCCCGGGTGGTCCAGCACTGGTCCCAGGTCGATCCGTCGTTAACCGAGTGGTGGGCGATACCGGCGGTCGTGAAGCGGTGGAACCTGCTGATGACCGGCGACGCCGACACGTCTTTTCCCGAGTACGTGGCCGCTGAGCACTTCGCGCCGCGCACCGATCTGCGCGGCCTGTCGCTCGGGTGCGGCACCGGCGGAAACGAGCTGCTCTGGGCGAAGACCGGCGCGTTCGGTCTCCTGGAGGGCGTGGACGTGGCGCAGCAGCGGATCGACTTCGCCACCCGCGCCGCCGCCGAGCACGGCCTCGCCGACGTCCTGCGCTTCCGGGTCAGTGACGTCAACCGGATGACCAGCGACGGGGAACGCTTCGACGTGCTCCTTGGCCTGCAGTCGCTGCACCATTTCGACAACCTCGACGAGACCCTGCCGCGTCTCTCTCAACTGATCGAGCCCGGCGGGACGTTCGTGGTCGACGAGTTCGTCGGCCCCACCCGGTTCCAGTGGACCGACGGCCAGCTGGAGGCGGCGAACGATCTGCTGGCCCAGCTCCCCGAGGAGCGGCGGCGCCTGGCGGACGGCCGGATCAAGCGCCGTGTCGTGCGGCCGAGCAGGCTGTCGATGGTGCTGGACGACCCCTCGGAGGCGGTCGACGCGGCGGCGCTGCTGCCGGGCCTGCGGCGCGGTTTCGACGTCGTCGAGGAACGGCCGTACGGGGGTACGGTGCTGCACATCGCGTTCTCGGGGATCGCGCACAACTTCCGTGACCAGGAGCCTCAGACATTGGCTCTGCTGGAACGGTGCTTTGCCGCGGAGGACGCGGTGCTTTCTGATGTGGGGCACGATTTCGTTGCCATGGTGTGTCGGCCTCGGAGTACTGGCTAA